In the genome of Cryptomeria japonica chromosome 8, Sugi_1.0, whole genome shotgun sequence, one region contains:
- the LOC131072470 gene encoding stigma-specific STIG1-like protein 4, producing MAAKIRLIVSVMMFLLVGAITLRNAGCESIAPSSLGSHSNFLKAFYKERGRKTKAWCADDPGVCPNSANARGYSNGNWVCCSKRYCIDVSSDPLNCGSCGQACGYDLGCCGGKCTNLFNDNANCGSCFNDCHQENCSFGICGYGYGYGYGNSNH from the coding sequence ATGGCAGCCAAAATCAGGCTAATAGTCTCAGTAATGATGTTTCTACTTGTTGGTGCAATAACTCTGAGAAATGCAGGATGTGAGAGCATAGCACCAAGCTCTCTGGGCAGTCATTCCAATTTTCTGAAGGCATTTTATAAGGAGAGAGGAAGAAAAACAAAGGCTTGGTGTGCTGATGATCCAGGGGTATGTCCCAATTCTGCAAATGCTCGTGGGTATTCAAATGGTAACTGGGTCTGCTGCTCCAAGAGGTATTGCATTGATGTATCTTCTGACCCACTTAACTGTGGATCATGTGGCCAGGCTTGTGGTTATGACTTAGGTTGCTGTGGAGGAAAGTGCACAaaccttttcaatgacaatgctaACTGTGGAAGTTGTTTCAATGATTGCCATCAGGAGAATTGCTCATTTGGTATCTGTGGATATGGTTATGGATATGGCTATGGCAATTCCAATCATTAA